In the genome of Rhopalosiphum padi isolate XX-2018 chromosome 1, ASM2088224v1, whole genome shotgun sequence, the window tttatttcatatttttaagttgagatttgaatttttaaaatatgtttgttataaattatttataaagccACAATTTTTAACAACTCGGGAACAAATTCGGACGTTTCGGAATCAATTCGAACACTCTGGAAACACAATTACCGACGGTTTACCTGTAATAAAACCTTTTATTGTTACATACTTGCTTTGTAAATATTCACTTTCTaaatgtacaatgtacctactatataatatatatatctataatagtgttttatttttatgtactcgtgtctagtatatattattataatagtcttttatttttatatactcgtatatattttcATCGACGACAAACCACCTGTTCGACCAAAAATaacaaagacaaaaaaaatcttaaaaatgacTAATctttatatagaaaaattttaaaaaaattaaggcatatgaaattttagattttttttttcaatacctaGGTAatcatagttaaaaatgtttattatggaatacaaacataatatagacaatataaggaacatcattatttaaattaaaaaaaaataattaaataatatacatattatatattttggtatacacgcagacattttaaacttattaatatgGGTAAGAACTTCTTGcccaaaacaattttaaaatatgcatttatgccctactaaataatatgctattaaaatatgcattaaaaaaaataaaaatcgttgtgttgaataaaactgattttgcaaaattgtcaaaattataaattgcttatcattatttttcttttccaatttattttctttgaatCACGCTTGCGGTATACTGATGAGTAACAATGCCAGTGATTGgtgaaaaaatacaaacactAAAGGTCTATTTAAGTTAGTAAAAGTtcctaataattatgtaatttacaaaaataattattatttcttgttttattctaatttataatagacTATTCTATTTGGTGTTGCACCCGTTGCTCAAGGTTTACAGCATGAATGCACGATTAAAGatttatctttaatcgtggtttaCAGTAATATAATGTTCGAAAAATAGTTAACACCTTATATCAcagaagaataaataatatattatgttttcattcaTTATCAGTCTATACTACgttcgtattatttatttttgtaaaaagttgTGGTTAAAATTGATAACAAGAGTcgtaatttatagattttatcatTGTTATCCTTTAATTATGATCTATACAACTTTCTTGTCATATACTGTAATTGTTGAGCTATCGTagttttatattagttaaataaaaaaaatctcaactATGGTAATATCCATGAattcttattttgttattttaaaatatttctgatcttaaaatcttttaaatctAAGTGCTTACGGGAATTTAATTAtggttattctaaaaaaaaaagcgtTTGGATTCtcagaatataaaatcattaatatgttTAAGTTCTCATTTATTGATGAcattattgtctattgataacaatagaaatattaaataaatgtaaaatgcttCTTTTTTACCATAGTGCTTATTTTGAaggtattaactatttagttatttttgtcaataaaaaaaaaatgatttttagaaaAACTATTCTTTAAAATCACTGAAAAATGAATACCAGATCAAAATTGTTTTGGCCCCTTTTACTTTGGTACTTGAAAGGGCCACGGGGCTACCACCTCGGCTAGACCCCCTCTTAATCCGGCCTTGCCCTCCTACTACACTCATAGCTATGGTGGCGCGTCACGAGCCGCGGATTAGCACTGCCGAAGTTTCGACTACGCTGCGTCAACCCATAGACATAATAGAAAATGTCAGTGTTCTAATAGAAGCACCAGTATCATTAAGTTTGGTCAAACACATATTAACTAAATTTGCCTTTTCTTGAGCAGACATTCCATTGATTAGAAAATAGGCAACAGCCAACAGGAACTTTCCAGCGTGAATTTATAGCCACTACCATAAATACTAGCCCTTCTTTTGCCTTTGGTAAGCCATCAAAGTCTTCTGTATCTAAACCTAAATTGACATACCCTTGAAttctatcattattaaaatgtaaatcttctttaataaacatttcatcCATTAATAAGgcacatattaatttttttcctttggTCTTCATCAATTCATCAACCTTAATTTTTATGGCGTTTATAGATTCTGCTGTGAAACCCGGTTTGCCATCAATTGAAGAATACCAACCTCTTAATGTACTCGGATGAGGCAAGATTTTGAAAGTTTTACGTACATATTCATAGGTTGCaggtgaataaaaatttaatgtcaGGGCAAAGGAACGGATTTCTGGAGGAATAGTTCTTGAAGTTATCAGTTTTAATTGTctcattaaaatttgaaactcTACATTAGGAACAgtttcctaaaaataaataaacaaaaccacactcaaatatgtaattatattgtatatttaacataaaataatatagtataatatataatataataatatgtattaaaaaaagtctaatattatagacatttttattatttataatatataatagatatttatttttatactattattgttttctttgtTGGATAATGTGAGACACGAGTATTCTTAAATtgtaacattatacatacatatagtcatatataattgaaaatatcgtaaaaaaaccacatttttcctttaataatgaaataatttaaagtctagtttttgcaatttttaaatacacttaaagactatattttcaaatacttgaaATGTTTTGTACCACTTAATACAAACTTCACACAGGAGATTTTTTCGCCATAAGATAATCCATAATTGGTACAAAATATCCAAAATTTAGATTAGAAAATAGGTTGAGCATATTTGGTGAATTTCCctgtataattaatgataagaaCCCACCTTAAGCATTGTAAAACAATTAtccgatattttatttttatccttcaAATGCTCAATTAactcttcaatattttttattttatttcttaaatataagttatcatttctcaattttttgtttttcctttttaatattttaactttttcttGGCTGGCtatccaatatttttttcgGCTACTTGGTGTTGTTATTTCCGATTCAGATTTAAAGTCcccaaaaaaacattttctttttctaaaacaaaaaaaagtaaattatttgatcTTATAGAATTctacattttatactattataatattaactacctTGGTCTTTTAACAGGTGTCAGTAGTAAGTCTTGACTAACCATATTATTTACATCTAAATTAACAACTTCAATTTCATTTTCAGAAGCTATCAAAGAAGTACCAGCTATAGAGTTATGTGCATTTTCAGAAATTGGAGAGGTTACACTTTTTTCAACCATAATATCATCTACATTTAGATCAATGACTTCAATATTGTTCAAAGAAATACCAGCTACAAATAATAagcaaaatagtttttaaaattattaaatgtaatattatttgtgtacattATGCAgtacataatttatgatttactaattttaatttaataaacttacaTGTATTTTCAGAAATGGAAGAAATCACAAAGTGTTGTTTAGTTACATAatcttcatttaaattaataccaaGAGTAACACAGGTTGGAAAAATAGTTGGTACTGATGACTTTTTTAAAGTTTGTTTGGTCCCAGCAATGTTTAAAGTATAATCTGTTTGTGCAAAATGATTACCACATATGACAGTATTTGCAGATTTATACTTAAACTTAGGATCAAAATCTTGTATGGTGTTAATCCACTTATTAAGATCTACAGTTTCCTTGGGAAAtctatgaaaaatatgtataataaataaacttatttttttaatttttgtctttaGTAATTATACAGCATACAGTGCCGTAACTAGATACTTTGGACCATGAAGCAACTATTATTTGGGGAGACCCTTCACAAAATCCATTTATAAAcagaaattgtttaaaatttgagaCCTCACTAATcccataatagttataaatttaaatgcaactGAAAATATCTTGGGTACCTGTGAAATCTTGGACATCCTTTTACAACTCTGGTTTTACACCCAACCACACAACAAGTATTAACCATTGTTATttggtttgtttttttatgaataacaatttttaggagtagtctatattatgtattaactcATGAGTAGAAAGCTAATAGGTaagtaatatttcaaaaagtatttgataagaataatattttgttatcatgGTTTATTTCATGATGGAAAAATGATATTATCAATTTCACCATGAATGCCCACAAATGTATAGTTTTCTCTTTTGCACAATGTTGGCTGaagttatctctctctaaccgcAGTCCATTCTATTATGTCTATGCGTCAACCAGACACCAGTCCTACACACCTCGGTCCGTGATCGTTGTCCCCGTTGTTGGTCTAAAAGCATCACGTCCGCGCCAT includes:
- the LOC132918328 gene encoding uncharacterized protein LOC132918328; amino-acid sequence: MVEKSVTSPISENAHNSIAGTSLIASENEIEVVNLDVNNMVSQDLLLTPVKRPRKRKCFFGDFKSESEITTPSSRKKYWIASQEKVKILKRKNKKLRNDNLYLRNKIKNIEELIEHLKDKNKISDNCFTMLKVGSYH